A segment of the Zingiber officinale cultivar Zhangliang chromosome 8B, Zo_v1.1, whole genome shotgun sequence genome:
CCTCTCACCACACTTCCTCCATTTATGCCCATCTTCATGAGGGGTTGTTGTAATTATCGACCAAGAATCCTCGTTCCTCCTGCAAAATAGATCGaaactaagtaattaattagtcTAATAGATAACCATAGAGATGAATTGGCCCCATGAGAACGTCTAATTAAAACCCTAGCTAGCCAATTAATGTTGGAAAAATGCATGGAAATCATTGATAATTACGACATCTTGGTCATCAGAAAACCCTAATATTGTACTTGTGCAATAATTACTAAGAAAATTTAACAAGGAATAATCAGGCAAGATCTGCATATATAATCAATCTAATTGTGCTAATTAAGATAAATAATTAATGAGCCATGTACGCTTGCCTTCTCTTGGCATCTTTAGGAGGCCAGCTCCTACCACCCTCCCGGTCCTTCCTCACTTTCTCATGCTCCGGACTCATGCGTTGGCCGTCGGCGGCGATCATATCGAACCCCGAAGCAGGCGAACCGCAAGCCTGCAACGCAGAGAGGGCGGAGGTGGAGCACCTGATCATCTCCCTCAAGTGATCCCTTGCCAACTCCGACCTTCGGCTTCCAGGCAGAAGCAACGGCAGCAGAACAGCTTGGAGCTGGCTCGTGAGCTCTTGAGCTCGGTTgagctcttccaccaccatccaATGCTCATCGCAACTCATCTTTGGTATCTATCAGTTAAACAATTTGTGCTATATGTTTGGAGTTAAGTAATGTGATAATGGAACAATAAGGATCAGATGATCCGCAGTATATAGTGTGTGTGGGTGATGTATAGCTCGATCTACGACAGTCGATGATTCAACGTATGGTATGGTTCCGTTTTAATTATAGATAAATAGATAGATAAGTAGAGTACTGACCGGTcctattaaattaaactaaagacTAATTAACGCGGTTGCATGATCATGCAGTGTGTTAATATAATGTGCCCCGGTTTCAGAAACATTTACCTGTCGACTGTCCTCGTCCAGATCCGCTTCAATTCAACCCATTCCGATTAAGGTCGATCGTTATATTCTGCATGCCCAGTAATGGACAGGAatgaaataaattaatatttataaatgtCCATAAAGAAGAATTTTAAATGAGGGCTTTCAGGGAACCATAGAGAGAGTCCATGTCTTATCGATTAGAGGTGATGAACTACGTACGTACCGGATCGATCCAATCAGAAAACAAGAATTCGAGCTTAGCGATCGATCGGTTCGCATTCGGATTCAGAAAAGTGAAAACGCACAGAATAATGGCGGTCATGGTCAGAAGCACGTTCCCCGGCCGCCGCCCCAGAAGTCAACTGCGATGACTACGTACGACAAGAAGGTTCGGGGTAATATTATTGTT
Coding sequences within it:
- the LOC122013561 gene encoding WRKY DNA-binding transcription factor 70-like, yielding MSCDEHWMVVEELNRAQELTSQLQAVLLPLLLPGSRRSELARDHLREMIRCSTSALSALQACGSPASGFDMIAADGQRMSPEHEKVRKDREGGRSWPPKDAKRRRNEDSWSIITTTPHEDGHKWRKCGERQIRGSKRPRSYYRCVYGKEQGCGAKKTIQEEDIEYNPPKYRVVYAIVHACASTSPPLLNNNLVPLLDTSFDLNNVEFSAKQKVVYPLPYEGGKNEMVLELPISTELDAIFEAMMDTYFGRDEVNNLIS